One stretch of Pararhizobium qamdonense DNA includes these proteins:
- the rplK gene encoding 50S ribosomal protein L11 translates to MAKKVAGQLKLQVKAGSANPSPPIGPALGQRGVNIMEFCKAFNAATQELEKGMPIPVVITYYQDKSFTFIMKQPPVSYFLKKEAKLTSGSKTPGKGAKAGTLTKDQVRKIAEAKMKDLNAADIEGAMAMVEGSARSMGLEVAG, encoded by the coding sequence ATGGCTAAGAAAGTTGCAGGCCAGCTCAAGCTTCAGGTCAAGGCAGGATCGGCAAACCCGTCCCCGCCAATCGGCCCGGCGCTTGGTCAGCGTGGCGTAAACATCATGGAATTCTGCAAGGCGTTCAATGCCGCCACGCAGGAACTGGAAAAGGGCATGCCGATCCCGGTCGTCATCACCTACTACCAGGACAAGTCCTTCACCTTCATCATGAAGCAGCCGCCAGTCAGCTACTTCCTGAAGAAGGAAGCAAAGCTGACATCCGGTTCCAAGACGCCTGGCAAGGGCGCCAAGGCCGGTACCCTCACCAAGGATCAGGTTCGCAAGATCGCTGAAGCCAAGATGAAGGATCTGAACGCGGCTGATATCGAAGGCGCAATGGCAATGGTTGAGGGCTCGGCCCGCTCCATGGGCCTGGAAGTGGCAGGTTGA